DNA sequence from the Prochlorothrix hollandica PCC 9006 = CALU 1027 genome:
CAGGAAACCTTAGTAGTGTCTACATCGATCGATCTAGCATTACGACCGATACGGGCAACATTGCGATTAAAGGCGGTGCGGGCAACAGTCTCGGCCTGGTAGCCACGGGGAATGCAACCCGAAGAACCGTGATTAGCTCTACGGGAACGGGAGTCGGAGAAGGAGCGATTACGATCGAGGCAACAGCAGGTATTGGTCGAGATAGCTATCTGGATGGTGTCGGCTTGGGGTTTGTCGATGTTACCGCCGTCAATGGTGCCATTACCATCACCGGCATCGGTAGCGGGACTAGCATTGGAGGCAATAGCCAGGGCATGACCCTGGATCAGGTTCGGATCACCTCTACGGGAACCGGTGCCAATGTCGGGGGTATCACGGTTACGGGCACTGCTGTCGCCGGATCTGGTAGTCAGGGACTGTATGCGGTTAATTCCAGCATTCAGGCAGCCGATGGGGAGATCGCTATCACGGGGACAGGGGCAACGGGTCCCGGTAATTTTAATGCGGGCCTTCATCTGGTCAATACCACGGTGCAATCCATCGGTAATAGTGCCACTAAGGCTGGGACTGTCACCCTCACCGGTACGGGTGGCTCTGGGACAAGCCGCCTCTACGGCATTGAACTGGAAGGGGATGCTACGGAAATCAGTTCCTACACTGGCGATATTGTCCTCACGGGCATCGGGGGGGCGGGAACCGGCACCGATAATACTGGCATTAACCTACGGGACGGCTCAGAAATCAAATCCTTGGGAACTGGGGCTAATGCGGCGACCATAACCCTCTTCGGTACAGCAGGTACGGGGACTTTATACAACGATGGGGTGCGGATTCAAAATACCAATGCTACCCCCACCCCTGTATTGAGAATCAGTGCCATTGATGGTGCCATTAATGTCACGGGTAACGCATCGGGATCAGGGGATTCGACGGGAATTGTGTTAGCTCAGGGTGCGCTGATCGAATCCACTAATTTGGCTCCCATTACGTTGATCGGTTTGGGAGGCACTGGTGCAAATAATAACCAACGTGGTGTTTTCGGCAGTGGTAATGCGGCGATCCGATCGGTGCATGGAGATATTGACATTACTGGAACTGCCCAAGGTTCTGGATCGGGAGAAGATGGGGTGTACTTGGCTATGCCGGCAGGGATTCAGGTAACGGGAACGGGCAACATTACGATCGTGGGGCAAGGTTCTACCCTGGGCAGTGGTGTGGGAATCCTTGTATCGGGTACACCTATTTCGACAAATACAGGCGCGATCGACCTTACGGGAACAACGGGAACGATCGGTTCCCAGCAGTATGGGATTTACCAAAATAACGGCTCTCAAGTTACCTCCACATCGGGATCGATCGCTTATCTCGGTACAGCCTTAAGTGGAGACGGAGATAATGATGGAATCCGGGTAGAAGGAGGCGGAACTCTCATTGGTTCCCAGGATGGCAATATTACCCTGACGGGGATCAGTCAGTCCACGGTAGGAAGCCTTAATGATGGGATCTTGCTGCACCTTACCGCAGCGATCGAAACCACGGGTAGCGGATCTATTACCCTAGATGGCAGTTCTACTGGAGTGGGTGGAGCCGATCGCAGTATCGTCACCACTGGTGGTACGGCTATTCGGGCAGTTAGTGGCGATATTAGCCTAATCGGTCGGGGAACTGGGGCAGGAGTGACGGGCATCTTCATGGATGGCACGACCCTGGGCGGTGCAACCGCAACTGGGGATATTAGTCTAGTGGCAGATACCCTGAATTTAGCGTCTACCATTCCCCAAAGTACCGGTAATTTAACGATCGCTCCCTACACGCCGGGTACTAACTTTACGCCGAATTTTGGCACTATTCCCACTAGTTTTACCAGTTTTACGGCAGGAAACGCCACCACCGGCACCGTTAACCTCATCAGTTCCGCCACCCTGGGTATACCGACTACCATCCTGGGAGCGACGATCGCCCTGGCCAATGGCGTAGCCCTCAACACTGGCACCAACGACCTCACCCTCAACGCCAGCCAAAACATTCTCCTCAACCCCGGCTCCAGCCTCACCAGCACCAGTGGCGATATTACCCTCATTGCCAACCCCGGCGGAACGATCGCGACCAATGCCCATGCCATTTATCTCGAAGGAGGCATAATTACCACCACGACAGGGGGCATTATCCTGGATGGAACCACCTCTGCCAGTGGCGGGAGTTTTCGCCACGGACTTTATATTCGCGGTGGTGCACGGGTGGAGTCTACTGGCGTGGGGGCAGGCGTAGGATCGGTGCAGCTTACAGGGTTAACCTTAGGCAGTGAGGATACCCAAGGGATTCGCATGGAACTAGGGGGAACGGTTCAGACTGTGGATGCCAATCTGACGGTCAACGCCATTTCTCAAGCACCTAGCGGGAACTTCACGCCAGGGATATTTATGCAAAGTGACTCTGCCGTGAGAACAACGGGTACAGGGGCACTTACCCTCAACGCTACGGGTACTCTGGGATCTTATGGACTGGTGTTGGGTACGGTGGTAGAAGCTACGGGAACGGGGGATTTACTGATTAATGCCCTGGGGGGGCCGACAGCAACAGCGGATTTGTTCAGTAATGACTGGATCATCAATAAAACCGGGGGAACGGCCACCCTCAATGGTCGCCTGAGTATCGGGAACTTGGTTGCGAATGCGGGAGACTACACCGTAAACCTGACCAGTGGGGGAACGATCGCTAGTGGCACCTTTAACCACACGGGTACGCTGAGCCTGAATAACGCATCCACAAACACCTTGACCTTTACCAATGGTCTGACCCACACCACTGGGCTAACGGAAGTACAGGGAACGATCGCTACTGTAAACTCCCCCCTTACGTTGAGTACCTTAAGTTTATTAGCCGATACCACCCTCACCACCGGAGCCGGAGATATTACCTTCAACGGAACGATCGCGGGTAATGACTTTGACTTCACCGCTACCAGTAATTCCATCACGGCAAACAATGCCATTACGATGGGCACTGGCAATCTGGACTTTACCGCCACTCGCAATATTGCCTTTAATCCTGGCTCTAGTGTCACCTCTAGTAGTGGCAGTATTACCTTCAATGCCAACCAACAGGCAGTGGCTACCACTGGCAACTTCAATGGTATCGATCTGCGAGGAACTTTAACGACAGATAGCGGAGCGATCGTTCTTAAAGGTCGCTCCGGAAATACGGGAGCTTCCTCTGGGATATTCCTTCCGGGTTCTCTGGTCAAATCAACCAGTGGCACGATTACCTTACTGGGTGAAGGAGCCGCGTCCAGTTCTGGGGCTGACTGACTGACACAAGTCCCTGAAGCCTAGCGTAGAGGGGGTTTTCAAAAGAGGGAAAGTCTGGGTTGATGGATCAGAAGTAATGAATAGAGTATCCATCAACATGAGAACCCAGACGAGACTGTATGACCAAGTATATCGATATCTCACCCACGGCAGTGAATTTGTGGATAAGCGCCACTGCCAAGTGCTCAGTTGGATGGTGACAGCGTTGCTGTCGTGCCTGAACCTGAACCAANNNNNNNNN
Encoded proteins:
- a CDS encoding two-partner secretion domain-containing protein, which translates into the protein MRNVSLPLQATIATLWGVALASPSFAQSITATPDGTGTQITPQGNAFLIEGGTQTGTNLFHSFDRFGLSAQQQAIFQGTPDLANILGRVTGGQASFIDGLLQTQNTNANLYLMNPAGMVLGPNASLDLGGSFTATTATAIGFENGWFNASGSANYDLLVGSPNRFAFTESLGGAIVNEGNLAVDPGKSLTLLGGTVVNTGNLSAPGGVIQVRAVPGETMVRLEQGGMVLALDLEPLPQDGDLVATGINPLDLPALLTGGDLTHATALVVRPDGSVSLTSGEPGLILGSGDVALAGSATVDQETLGDGGQIQVMGENHLEFLGSVSARGGDLGGDGGLIDLSGKETLNLVGDWFNRVDLAAPQGIAGTLLFDPNDITIQAGTQGGVAGSPTNANTLGAADISTFLNSTGSLVIATTGTGGSGDITLNSGAAISWTSANGLTLNADRAITLTSGSSITSTSGAITLNANTAGTAGGGLPGINVDGGSISSSSGAIALTAQAGGGANGGREGGVQVVNGGQISSTSGGITLTGTGSNGGGTDPGLYLDGAGTLVQTQDGDLMLIGFGGGGGNFAKDGIYLSNGATLRSTGQGNISLAGTPGYPSVFQEGSGIVMVSGSAIESLASGSITLNTARDIYVDRSTFTLDGGSLIFNATQPILSTLPTSIQFYNSTATITGSGSIQFDTLRDINIQNSSLRTSNGALTLNANQQPIATVGNFTGIYLGNASLTSDTGAITLRGRTGDSGSSVGVQINASTVVKSTATGTITVQGDGVATNTSDVFGVWFGYDGAVETTDGALTIIGNVSGANSSADAIRMVQGGQVRSTGTGTIDLTGTISGGATGRGLVLAHGGTAILTKDGTINVSGTSINSFDVHIGDGSAVRSTGLGDINLTGLNSTNSVTGVQINSDVAIQSLGTGAVTIATPRTINVSGVGITSTSGDISLDAGLNAVLGYNSNLNSTSGDITITGNLANTFTAGNLSSVYIDRSSITTDTGNIAIKGGAGNSLGLVATGNATRRTVISSTGTGVGEGAITIEATAGIGRDSYLDGVGLGFVDVTAVNGAITITGIGSGTSIGGNSQGMTLDQVRITSTGTGANVGGITVTGTAVAGSGSQGLYAVNSSIQAADGEIAITGTGATGPGNFNAGLHLVNTTVQSIGNSATKAGTVTLTGTGGSGTSRLYGIELEGDATEISSYTGDIVLTGIGGAGTGTDNTGINLRDGSEIKSLGTGANAATITLFGTAGTGTLYNDGVRIQNTNATPTPVLRISAIDGAINVTGNASGSGDSTGIVLAQGALIESTNLAPITLIGLGGTGANNNQRGVFGSGNAAIRSVHGDIDITGTAQGSGSGEDGVYLAMPAGIQVTGTGNITIVGQGSTLGSGVGILVSGTPISTNTGAIDLTGTTGTIGSQQYGIYQNNGSQVTSTSGSIAYLGTALSGDGDNDGIRVEGGGTLIGSQDGNITLTGISQSTVGSLNDGILLHLTAAIETTGSGSITLDGSSTGVGGADRSIVTTGGTAIRAVSGDISLIGRGTGAGVTGIFMDGTTLGGATATGDISLVADTLNLASTIPQSTGNLTIAPYTPGTNFTPNFGTIPTSFTSFTAGNATTGTVNLISSATLGIPTTILGATIALANGVALNTGTNDLTLNASQNILLNPGSSLTSTSGDITLIANPGGTIATNAHAIYLEGGIITTTTGGIILDGTTSASGGSFRHGLYIRGGARVESTGVGAGVGSVQLTGLTLGSEDTQGIRMELGGTVQTVDANLTVNAISQAPSGNFTPGIFMQSDSAVRTTGTGALTLNATGTLGSYGLVLGTVVEATGTGDLLINALGGPTATADLFSNDWIINKTGGTATLNGRLSIGNLVANAGDYTVNLTSGGTIASGTFNHTGTLSLNNASTNTLTFTNGLTHTTGLTEVQGTIATVNSPLTLSTLSLLADTTLTTGAGDITFNGTIAGNDFDFTATSNSITANNAITMGTGNLDFTATRNIAFNPGSSVTSSSGSITFNANQQAVATTGNFNGIDLRGTLTTDSGAIVLKGRSGNTGASSGIFLPGSLVKSTSGTITLLGEGAASSSGAD